The Elaeis guineensis isolate ETL-2024a chromosome 3, EG11, whole genome shotgun sequence region aaaaaattagaaaaaaagattAAAGAGTCAAATATTCTTAACCAATGTTCTAGAAATAATCATTCACGAGCATAACTTCAAATATCCAATCGAGGAGTAGGCATCAGATCGCCCAGGTCATGAGTCTCATGACTGCTCTCCGGCTGCCATTGCTATCAAAGGAATTCACCTTCTCAACCGTTGGTCTCTTCTTTGCAGTCCAAAAGGAACTCGCGAGTTATGGCAATGTCTGGAAAAAGATTAGAGACTTCTATTCAAGCTGGGACTAACCTGGGAACCATCTTTGGCCGAATCTTCTTTTCCCTTCAGATTTCTGTTTTCATTGGTGAAGGTTCTCTGCTGGTTGGTTCTGGTGGATCATCTTGTCCACAGCTTCTGCGTTCCATCAGTTCGGGGCTTCTGTTAGTGGAGATGTTCGTTTTTGTTCAGCCATCTTAGATCTTCACTAAATTGACTGTTCTGTTCTTTTCTTCTCTCCCCCATACACCTTTGATCTGTATATTATCCCTGTACATTCTTAAACCTTATGTAATCTTCTGTTGTAAGTCCCCCTTATGATTAATAAATTTGGGTGGTTAACGGAGGTCGACCTCCTTAACCTCCATTCAACTCAacgaaaaaaaaaactcatgaaaATCAAATACCCATATTTCATACAGGCCCAGTCAACAAGATGAACATTATAAAAACTCTATAATCTGCTAAAAATTTAGGCAAGATGAATCAAAACAGAGATGGTCAACATGAAAACTCATGAAATTAAGCTTATTCAAGAGAACAATATAAAATCAGGGAAATACACTACCTGCAAAGTGCTCATTCAGGAATCTTTGAGAAAGCATCTCTCCAATCGTTGAATAGCTAGGTTCGATTTAGACTTTATTGTTTTGCGGAGACAAATAACCAAATCAAACCATAGTCAAGAGGTGCTTGAAAACAGAAACAAGAAAGTTGGCAAATCTTAGTGTTCTACTACTATTagaatttatgaatattttttgcATAAGAGGAGGAatcttctcttgccatcaaactaaCAAAGAATGAGAAAAATACATGCATTACATCTCACAACAAAATTCGGCGCATAAGGTATGGTAGAGCCAAGTGCAAGTGACGTATGTAGAGATCGAGTAGTACAAGAAAGTAATGGTCCCAATCCTCCATTCAAAATTTGAACTAAAAGACCATCATTTACCTCGATGAACCGTCTATTTCTTTTCGGGCACCAAATCTCCATCAGTTTGGTAGACCCCAAAACCCCAGCACTAATTAGTAAACAAACTTTTCATCTTCCTATTATACCTTATTTGTCACTGGCTCCTTCCCTCACGTTTTGTATTTTACTTAATAAAACAAGCTAAAGATTATGAATGGAAGTACTATAATTGACACACAGACCTCTCATAAGAAATCATCATGAACTCTTCCTTGACAAATAGAAGGTGAGATTAAAAAGAGGTGAGTCAAACACCAGACATTTTCACCTAGCCCACTACTAAATGCATGACTTGCTGAGCAACCCTGCATATGCAAGTGCTATTACATGAACTGCACGTCTTCCAACCTCAACCTGCTTCATCTAGACGTAACTTTCAATCCTCTTTTACTATCAAGATAAATCAGGAGCGAATTTCATAGCTCCAAGATGAAAATGGAAGAGCAATTAAACAAACTAACAGGAATAAAAAAGAATTACTAAAATAAGACGATAGATGAAAAAGACTAAGCCAATACACACATCCACAGGCTCATACCAAAAATACCCACAAATTAACATGTCATGCTCAGTTTTGAGGATCAAAAGCAGCCATTGGCTTCCAGGAAAACCAAAATACCAAATggcacaaaaaaaataataaaatgagaCTTTGTAATGGTAGAGAACTTGATGACAGCAGCAGTAAGGAATTTAAGTTTTACAGGAGATTAACCTTAATTTATAAAAGTTCAATAGATAACATGCAAGCCTAATTGGACAAGACATCCATTCTAAGGTAAACCAAATGCCTCATGAAAACAAGAACAGACAAAGGATGCAGGACTACAAAAAGAATGTGAAAAACAAAAGTTGCAGCAACCTAACAAATTGCCCTAACTGCAACGCAATAATAATAGAGCTCACACTGATGAACATCCTGACATGTAATAACTAAAACGGCCCACAGAATGATGGAGAACAAGGTTGTACTAGCTAATGCAGAATGCAAAGGTTAGTAACTGAATTCTGCAGTCACTCGAAGCTTCAATTAGCTACACCTAAAGGAACCTTCCTGTTGGGTTCAAAAACATACTTAATAAGTGAATCCTTGATATACAGCAATTCAGGAAACTCATTCTTCAGCTTTGATGCATCCATCTCATTGTTGCTTCGAGGTGCAACAATAACTTTGGCCTGCTCCTCAAGTGTAAAATTGACCCAATTAAAGCCAGGATCAATATACCTCTTGTACATCTCTAAGATCTCATTATGGCTGATGACACCAGGATTGGTGAAATTCCATATGCCCCTACAGTTTCTCTTTGCCATCTCCACTGATATTGGTAGGAGCTCATCTAAGACAGTCATGCTGTTTGGAATGTTCACCACTTTGTTATAGCGAGAGATCTTTGTAATGAAGTTGCGTGGATTATTAAGATCAGAAGATATTGGCATTCGGACTCTTAGAGTGCAAACATTGTCGTATTCTTTCAAAAGTTCTTCAACCTGCATAGTACATGAAGGAGAATTCAAATTAGCTACTTAATACATATAACTAATTATAACTGCACAGATGCTTCATAAAATAAAACATCAAATCCTAAGCTTGTCCAGGGTCTTCTAGTAGTTACCATTGCTTTAGTCTTTGAATAAAATGATCCAATAAAATTTGGCTTGTCTTCCTCCCTGAAGCCGATGCCTGACCCTTCTGGATGTACTACATCATACTCAAATATACATCCAGTAGCATAATTCATCATTAACAACCCATGCTCCCTGCAGACATCTGCTAGAGTCAAAGTACCCACGACATTGGTTCGAATTGTCTCTGGCTTGTGAGACTCACACCAGTCAACATTAGGCCTACCAGTCACACCAGCAGCATTAAAAACATGTGTTGGCTTCACAGTCTGAATATCCAAAATGAGTGAGGAACGCTCTTCCAGGCGACCCTTTCCATACTCAAATGGTATACCTTGCTTCTCACATATCTTCCCAAGAAGGCCACCGATCCATCCAGTCCTACCATAAATCAAGAATTTCAAAGATGGCTTCGGAGATGAACCACCAGTGTTCTTTGAATTGGGAATTACCATCTTCAACTGACTAAAATTATTAGTTATCTGAGAAACTATGTTCTTGGTATTTTCAGAACCATCAAATTGCCTTCCAATTCCGGGCATCATCAGCATCCTTGGATGAGGCAACAGCGCCCCGGAGACATCACCCCACCAATCAGAATTGGCTGTGTACCATTCCATCGTCTTTTTCAAGCCCTCTTCCCATGTTGTCCTCTCTGACCACCCCAAATTCTTCAGCTTCTGATCATCCAGAAAGTATCTTTGATCATTGAAGGGCCTATTATCCACAAACTTGATAACTTTGTCAGGGTCCAATGAGAAAAGCTTGCAAACATCCTTCGCAACATCAATCACCCTCCTCTCTTTCTTTGTCCCAATATTATAAACATGTCCAACTTCTCCACGGTGAAGGACGACCTCAAATGCCTCTGCAACATCCTCGCAGTAGAGATAGCTCCTGACATTAGATCCATCTCCATGAATTGGGAGTGGCTGTCCTCTCATAGCCAAGAGGATAAATTTAGGAATAAGCTTCTCAGGAAACTGATTGGGCCCATATACATTGTTTCCCCGTGTGGTAATAACAGGAAGACCATAGGATCTTCCATATGCCATAACAAGCATCTCAGCCCCTGCTTTGGTAGCAGAATATGGGTTTGTTGGGAGCAGCTGAGATGCCTCATGATTTCCAACCACGGCATCCTCATCAGTCTCACCATAGACCTCATCTGTGCTAACATGGATGAACCTTCTAATCTGGCCAGTGACCTTGCAGGCCTCAAGGAGCACATGTGTACCATAGATGTTGTTCTTCGTGAACTCAAAAGAGTTGCCAAAGGAGTTGTCAACATGCGTCTGAGCCGCAAAGTGCATAATGGTATCAATAGACTCGGTGATGAGGAGGAAGTTGACAAGATCTGCACTTGCAATATCACCTTTGACAAACTTGAAGTTGGGTGATGAACGGGAAGGAAGGAGATTCTTCAGATTAGAGCAGTAGTCAAGCTTATCAAGAACCACGATCTTGTAATTGGGGTAGTTTCGGATGAGGCGATTGGCAACATGTGATGCAATAAAGCCAGCCGCCCCAGTGATGAGGATGTTTTTAGGTGTAAATGTCGCCATCTTTTTTTGTTGCCAAAATCAATCCTGCAGAAATCACGACATGCAGAGCAGCACATTGATTGTTCAGAGAGCAACAAATTCACTGCAGAAACAGGTTTTATAAGCCATTTCCAAGTAATCCATGAATCTTGGAAGCATATCCAAAAGAAAAAACCACTCTTTTTAATCAGATCTTTTGTTCGTCCATAATGTTAACATAAGAAGCCAATATATCATCATGCTGGCCGGATTAAACAAACTGATGTCTTGACCTTTCAATAACAATCAgacaaaaaattgaaaaaagaaaagggaatcTCAATCGTAAGACGTTGGGAGATATATATGAGCTGACTTCAAAAGGCTTAACATTAGGTTTCGTTATATGTGATCCCAAAATATACTACTTGTAAGTAAAATAATAAGAAACGTAAGTCAGAATAGCCAATGTCCAGAGTGAGTGCCGGAACCGCATTGCTTATGAACACTGAAACAAGTAATCTATCTATGCATCTACACCGTATCACTCCAATCTAAGATCCAGAATCAATTCAAGGATGAAGTCCCAACAAAAAACAAATCAAGAACACACTTGTTTCTATCACTAATCAACGATCTTAAATCCATCTATCAAGATCCAAAACCACCGCAGAGCAGTTCCGAACCGACCACACGAGCGAACCAAAGCTAATCCAATTAcagaacataaaaaaataaaaacaacaaaTATATAAGAGGAAAAATACAAACACTGGAGTTACCTTGTCGCGTTCTGGGATCAAAGCGTCCAAGAAAACCAGATCCAAGTAAGAAGTCAcgtaaacaagaaaaagaaattaaAGGTTACAACATCCAATCTCAATTTGTAAGCAAAATCACCAAGAAAAGGGACGAAATCTTGGGTTACATGGATTCAAAAGAAAAGAACGATGTTCAGATCtagggattaaaaaaaaaaatcgctgATTGAAACTAGACGAAGCAAAAATCGATAAAGAAACGAAATGCAATTAGATTTAAACCTCCACAGAGAGATCAAAATGATAGAAGAGAAAACCTTACAGGGATCGAGAGAGACGAGAAGAGGATCGCGGGAGAAAGTGGTGATCTTTTCTTTGGACGGGGGCGGGAATATAAGAGCGCTGGCAAAAGAGAGAATGGGGGGTAGGTGTggggatgaattaaatcaaagaaAGAGGGagatttccttttcttttcttttcctttttttttttcttttttccccgtGATGAAAGCAGGAGGGAGATATTACTGACTCGCGCGCCCCCTCACattagagaagggagagagaggaggagaagaggagagcgATCGAGAGAGGGGGGAAAAGAGGAGGTAGTTAAAAGTCTCCAAAGCGTTCTGGTGCATCGGGGTCAGCAAATAAAACCGCGACACGTGTGAGGGAGCGCGGGGTGGTTCTTCTGTATTTCTTTCCTAGTTTTATTTCTGTCTTTCGATTTTTTTCAAGAaagactgaaaaaaaaaaaaattgtggttAATCAAATTAGAAGAGGATTAGATCCAATAACCAGTAAAAATTCTACCTGCCACTAGAGTTGTGCACGAAACATCTAGATTCGTACTGGAGCATACTCTAATATTTCCGTGTATCTCAATACAGACTGGACGGAGTCTTCgatttgggaaaaaaaaaaagagaaaagattatAGTTGATGACAATCGGAGCCGTCTACGACCTGCAAGAATATGGCTCAGCTTCAGGGGTGCTCCCTTATTTTTGCGGCTCGTGTTATGAGATTAATATACCATTATCAATTCAGAAGGATGATGATAAGAGatacagtaaaaataaaaaataaaaaaaagggatgGTGATGCGGATTTGCTATTGGGTGTTAACATTGGAGAATTCATGAGATTTTAATAGCTCAATTTGTGAACTTAATGATGTATATTGAACTTCCCCTCACTTTATTGGCAAGCTGAAATTTTTCATCATGTTTGTCGAGAAATTACGTTTATATACATATTGTCAATATTCATATTGCTGTCAAATCTCAAATTAGAGAAGTTGGAGCTGATCTCAACAAGTAGTGGTTGAGTGGAGATTTTCTCGATTAAAGACTCCTCGATTGAGATGAGAAGGATGGGTTCTTGATTGGGACAAGGAAGATGGGTCATCACTAGAAAATATAGTACTGAAGCAAACTTTGAAGACTGGAGTGTGACTTATAAAaaccaaaatatttttcaataagaaCTTTCTAATACTCAAGCCAGTTGGAaagtgaagaatgaagaaagaaagtGGAGAACCTTAATGCCTTTCAAGAATTTACTtgagatctctttttctctcctatTTATAAAAGGGAGTGGGAGTCGCTGAGGAAACTTACAGCTCTCAAAAATTGCATGTGAATCGCATTGATGGAGATCAATATTTTCGTATCTGCAATATGGAACCAACCGTTAATTGCCATTCGAGATAAAATCTGATCTCGATAATCatcttttttatctgatttttttaaaatcatatagaGAATATATTCCTTTCAGATCATAACTATTGCCttatttgaattattattttCAACTTTCTCAGATCAGCCATAGCCAACTTTTACCTGCCTCAACTATGCCTGAGGTTTGCGTCCAATCTTTCTAAGATCATGAGGGCTCTTTACTAGATTGAGTCAACGCTAACCTTATTTGGATCATCATGTTCAACTTCTCCTAGTTGGCTATAGCCGACCCTAATAGCCTCCATTGTATCCAAGGACCGAGTCTGCCAAGATCTCGACTGTGATCAAGGATCTAGTCGACTGAGGTTAGGGTGGTGATCTACAACAATTTAAAtcccaataataaaaaaaaatataataattatgaaaaattatataatagaaATATTGAATTATATAATGACACTACAGAAAGGTAATCACAACTAGGATAACCATAGTTATCTCCCAAGAATAAGATGTTATGATTAGAAAGCGATTAAGcttatttttagtaatttttttttctaagaatgaATAGTAATACTGTAAAGATTACCTCTTATGTTAACTTGTCAATGATTGGATATATATTAACCAAGTATTAATTATAGCACCATCACAACTAGACTAATAGTTTAAGCTCAAACATCATTGCAAAGCTTAATACCACTATCGACCCATGGATAGCCCAATGAGCCGATTGTGTAATCTCTTCTAATTCATATAGACCATGGAGTTGAATCCACTCTAATGTCATTTTAATTATCATGCTTCCAATCCAAAATCATGAGTCGAAGGCTGTAGCAACCACCATATGCTCCTCAGGAAATCTTCTCATAAATGCAAAGGCTCACAAAATTAAATGTCTCACAAAACccttaatattttaaaaacttgGCATATATATTGAACTCCATGTGATGATTCACTGAATTTGCTGGAAGATGCGACGCACATTGAATTTTATCCCATTTTATTGGGCTACCTGGGCAAGTCGTAATCTCTCATCATATTCATTAAAGTATTGTATTTATATACAAGTTACCAAAGAATCAAATCTGAATAATAAGAAAAAGTTACAGCAACCATGGAAAATAAAATAATGACAATATAGAATCATATAATgacaatatataaaaataatcataGCGGTAATTGAAAGATATCGAATTTGTTTCAACCATAACTATTTTTAAATAATGGGATGCTATATTTGGAAGGCGATCAGGTTTGTTTCTAGAAATATTGTCCTAAACATGAATAGTAATATTGCCATGATTGTCTCCCATAATAACTCGATAACGACTAGATATGTGTTGACCAAGCATGGATTATGGCATAATCAAAATTAGGCTAATAGTACCAATTGCATTGTTAATGGCAGCTTACATGCTTCAATCCTCCTATTCGAGA contains the following coding sequences:
- the LOC105040562 gene encoding trifunctional UDP-glucose 4,6-dehydratase/UDP-4-keto-6-deoxy-D-glucose 3,5-epimerase/UDP-4-keto-L-rhamnose-reductase RHM1: MATFTPKNILITGAAGFIASHVANRLIRNYPNYKIVVLDKLDYCSNLKNLLPSRSSPNFKFVKGDIASADLVNFLLITESIDTIMHFAAQTHVDNSFGNSFEFTKNNIYGTHVLLEACKVTGQIRRFIHVSTDEVYGETDEDAVVGNHEASQLLPTNPYSATKAGAEMLVMAYGRSYGLPVITTRGNNVYGPNQFPEKLIPKFILLAMRGQPLPIHGDGSNVRSYLYCEDVAEAFEVVLHRGEVGHVYNIGTKKERRVIDVAKDVCKLFSLDPDKVIKFVDNRPFNDQRYFLDDQKLKNLGWSERTTWEEGLKKTMEWYTANSDWWGDVSGALLPHPRMLMMPGIGRQFDGSENTKNIVSQITNNFSQLKMVIPNSKNTGGSSPKPSLKFLIYGRTGWIGGLLGKICEKQGIPFEYGKGRLEERSSLILDIQTVKPTHVFNAAGVTGRPNVDWCESHKPETIRTNVVGTLTLADVCREHGLLMMNYATGCIFEYDVVHPEGSGIGFREEDKPNFIGSFYSKTKAMVEELLKEYDNVCTLRVRMPISSDLNNPRNFITKISRYNKVVNIPNSMTVLDELLPISVEMAKRNCRGIWNFTNPGVISHNEILEMYKRYIDPGFNWVNFTLEEQAKVIVAPRSNNEMDASKLKNEFPELLYIKDSLIKYVFEPNRKVPLGVAN